In the Chroococcidiopsis sp. SAG 2025 genome, one interval contains:
- a CDS encoding dCMP deaminase family protein encodes MTASDDQRPTWNEYFLMLAKLAATRSTCLAFPVGAVIVKNKQVVATGYNGSPSGSAHCTAQGYCYPGLSSCDASKSLPSRAVHAEANAIAQAAKHGTSTDGASIYVTLEPCLSCLKLIISAGIKEVFYETSFNGGENAVVRDSFVTEGLVTLAQIHLSEVTQEKAAFFLLNPTSIARYENTYIS; translated from the coding sequence ATGACAGCTAGCGATGACCAAAGACCAACATGGAATGAGTACTTTTTAATGTTGGCTAAACTAGCAGCTACTCGTTCAACTTGCCTTGCTTTTCCAGTTGGCGCTGTAATTGTTAAAAACAAGCAGGTTGTAGCAACAGGTTATAACGGTTCGCCGTCTGGTTCGGCTCATTGTACTGCTCAAGGATACTGCTATCCGGGGTTGAGCAGTTGTGACGCTAGTAAGAGCCTACCATCACGGGCTGTACACGCAGAGGCAAACGCGATCGCCCAGGCTGCCAAACATGGTACATCTACTGATGGGGCGAGTATTTATGTGACTTTAGAACCTTGTCTATCTTGTTTAAAGTTAATTATTTCAGCTGGAATTAAAGAAGTTTTTTATGAAACTTCCTTTAATGGTGGAGAAAATGCTGTAGTTAGAGATTCTTTTGTCACGGAAGGATTAGTTACTTTGGCACAAATTCATTTATCTGAAGTAACGCAGGAAAAAGCTGCTTTCTTCCTGCTCAATCCTACATCTATTGCTAGGTATGAAAATACTTATATTAGCTAG
- a CDS encoding tocopherol cyclase family protein, with protein MVSIPKNFSFSTQTPSTQTPHSGYHWDGSDRRFFEGWYYRVTLPAGDTFAFMYSIEDPIGGKTHSGGAAQILGPDDKYLWRTYPDVKRFWASPTQLALGHWGQTDLETQANWLSPDEFDRHIQQGYQATATWNQGIIRDPANNGYCRWQYEIQPIYGWGDRGRIQQSTAGWLSSLQIFEPGWQILMAHGLATGWIDWYGKRYEFTNAPAYSEKNWGGAFPQRWFWLNCNSFDDEPDLALTAGGGRRGVLWWMESVAMVGLHYRGKFYEFVPWNSEVTWNIQPWGCWQMQARNADYEVILTGTTDLSGTPLRAPTQNGLVFCCKDTMRGQVSLQLYSCRGGKKSILEATSSVCGLEIGGNPWDSAWQK; from the coding sequence ATGGTTAGTATTCCCAAAAATTTTTCTTTCTCAACACAAACTCCCTCAACACAAACTCCTCATAGTGGTTATCACTGGGATGGTAGCGATCGCCGTTTTTTTGAAGGCTGGTATTACCGCGTCACGTTACCTGCTGGCGACACTTTTGCTTTCATGTACTCCATCGAAGATCCTATCGGTGGTAAAACCCATAGTGGAGGCGCAGCCCAGATTCTCGGTCCCGACGATAAATATTTATGGCGGACTTATCCTGATGTCAAGCGCTTTTGGGCGAGTCCGACTCAACTCGCTTTAGGACATTGGGGACAAACAGACTTAGAGACTCAAGCAAATTGGCTTTCTCCTGACGAATTCGATCGCCACATCCAACAGGGTTATCAGGCGACTGCGACCTGGAACCAAGGTATCATCCGAGATCCCGCCAATAATGGTTATTGCCGCTGGCAGTACGAGATCCAACCGATTTATGGATGGGGCGATCGCGGTAGAATACAGCAATCTACGGCTGGTTGGCTGTCTTCGTTACAAATCTTTGAACCTGGCTGGCAAATCTTGATGGCGCACGGTTTAGCTACGGGTTGGATCGATTGGTACGGTAAGCGCTACGAGTTTACCAATGCCCCAGCCTATAGCGAAAAGAATTGGGGCGGTGCTTTTCCTCAAAGATGGTTTTGGCTGAATTGCAATAGTTTTGACGACGAACCCGACTTAGCTTTAACTGCTGGCGGTGGTAGACGTGGGGTGTTGTGGTGGATGGAATCTGTAGCAATGGTAGGCTTGCATTATCGGGGTAAATTTTACGAATTCGTCCCTTGGAACTCCGAGGTAACGTGGAACATCCAGCCCTGGGGTTGCTGGCAAATGCAGGCGAGAAATGCTGACTACGAAGTTATTTTAACGGGGACGACAGATTTATCTGGCACTCCCCTACGTGCGCCCACCCAGAATGGGCTAGTTTTCTGCTGTAAGGATACGATGCGCGGGCAAGTGAGTTTACAACTCTATTCTTGTCGTGGTGGCAAGAAATCGATCCTGGAGGCTACAAGTTCAGTCTGTGGCTTAGAAATCGGTGGCAACCCGTGGGATAGTGCGTGGCAGAAATGA
- a CDS encoding DnaJ domain-containing protein, with protein sequence MSQVETYYQILGLKPGATAAEVKHAYRTLAKTWHPDLFPDRSQLKQQAEEEIKKINEAYQQLKWQQPHASRVATVTGTYSTYKSCAETYFKRGMENARRGRYIVAIEDFTQAIRLQPNFAAAYKYRGLACSRLGYKHRADSDFKIALELEPKPKTPKLSPHTRWKCVNTLIGHTNWVFAVAISPGGQTLVSASADTTIKIWDLATGKLLKTLIGHTAWVRSIAISPDGKWLISGSDDRTIKIWRLDTGELLHTLIGHADPVWSIAIAPDGTKLASNGKNKTIQFWDLTTGQRLDTRVGQANSAYSVAFSPDGQTLAIGSCNKTIEIWHLGMEQLLHVLKGHSSWVNSISYSPDGQFLTSASYDKTIKLWRLGTAKPFSAVTWHHSYVGFVVFSPDGQTLASRGDNTIKLWYPSTGKQLCSLQGHSDWVNGVAFNPQGNVLASCSRDMTIKIWQLD encoded by the coding sequence ATGAGTCAAGTCGAAACCTATTACCAAATACTAGGACTAAAACCTGGTGCAACTGCTGCTGAGGTAAAGCACGCCTATCGTACCTTGGCGAAAACTTGGCATCCCGATTTATTTCCCGATCGCTCCCAATTAAAGCAGCAAGCCGAAGAAGAAATCAAAAAAATTAACGAGGCGTACCAGCAACTCAAATGGCAACAGCCACACGCGAGTAGAGTAGCTACGGTTACAGGGACTTACTCAACCTACAAATCTTGCGCTGAGACTTATTTTAAGCGAGGAATGGAGAACGCGAGACGAGGTAGATATATCGTGGCGATCGAGGATTTTACGCAAGCGATTCGCCTCCAACCTAACTTCGCAGCTGCTTACAAATATCGCGGACTCGCTTGTTCTCGATTGGGATACAAACATCGGGCAGACTCTGATTTTAAAATTGCTCTAGAACTGGAACCAAAACCCAAAACACCTAAGCTATCGCCTCACACTCGCTGGAAATGCGTCAACACTCTCATCGGACATACGAACTGGGTATTTGCCGTGGCGATTAGTCCAGGTGGGCAAACTTTAGTTAGTGCTAGTGCGGATACAACAATTAAAATTTGGGATTTAGCAACAGGAAAATTATTAAAGACTCTGATCGGACATACAGCATGGGTACGATCTATTGCTATCAGTCCCGATGGCAAATGGTTAATTAGCGGTAGCGACGATCGTACGATTAAGATTTGGCGGCTAGATACGGGAGAATTACTGCATACATTAATCGGACATGCCGATCCAGTTTGGTCGATTGCGATCGCGCCTGATGGGACAAAGCTGGCTAGTAATGGTAAAAATAAGACGATCCAGTTTTGGGATTTAACTACAGGACAAAGATTAGATACCCGTGTCGGTCAAGCAAACTCAGCATATTCTGTTGCTTTCAGTCCTGACGGGCAAACTTTAGCGATTGGTAGCTGTAATAAAACCATTGAAATTTGGCATTTAGGCATGGAACAACTGCTGCACGTCCTTAAAGGACATTCGAGTTGGGTCAATTCAATTTCCTACAGTCCTGACGGGCAGTTTTTAACCAGTGCTAGTTATGACAAGACAATTAAATTATGGCGATTGGGTACGGCTAAACCTTTTTCTGCTGTGACGTGGCATCACAGCTATGTAGGATTTGTGGTATTTAGTCCCGACGGGCAGACTTTAGCTAGCAGGGGAGATAATACGATTAAGTTGTGGTATCCCAGTACGGGAAAACAGTTATGTTCGCTTCAGGGACATTCTGACTGGGTGAATGGGGTTGCTTTCAATCCACAAGGGAACGTACTCGCTAGTTGCAGTCGGGATATGACGATTAAGATTTGGCAGTTAGATTGA
- a CDS encoding GNAT family protein — protein sequence MSLRVFIRKPTKEDCQELVSLHRRSEKFHFPWAFPPLNEQECKNYINCCQNEDFEGLLICHLTDHKIIGVANFSQIFYRAFQNVYLGYYIDVDFAGQGLMSEGVRLAINYAFDTLNLHRVETNIQPENRASINLVKRLDFTKEGFSRRYLKINGEWRDHERWALTVEDWVKS from the coding sequence GTGTCACTTCGCGTTTTTATCAGAAAACCAACCAAGGAAGATTGTCAAGAATTGGTATCTCTTCACCGAAGAAGCGAGAAGTTCCATTTCCCCTGGGCTTTTCCTCCACTTAATGAGCAGGAGTGTAAAAACTATATCAATTGTTGCCAAAATGAGGATTTTGAAGGTTTACTGATTTGCCATTTAACCGACCATAAAATTATTGGAGTAGCAAATTTCAGTCAAATCTTCTATAGAGCGTTTCAAAATGTTTATCTTGGTTATTACATTGATGTAGATTTTGCAGGTCAGGGATTGATGTCAGAGGGTGTGCGATTAGCAATTAATTACGCTTTTGATACACTTAATTTACATCGAGTTGAAACCAATATCCAGCCTGAAAACAGAGCATCAATTAATTTGGTAAAGCGACTAGATTTCACGAAAGAGGGCTTTTCTCGACGATACCTAAAAATCAACGGAGAATGGCGTGACCATGAACGTTGGGCTTTAACGGTTGAAGATTGGGTAAAGAGTTAG
- a CDS encoding Uma2 family endonuclease, whose protein sequence is MNALTLNLNPVIKLTDEQFFQLCQANENLRFERNATGELIVMTPVGGESSNRNGRINQQLFNWADTDGTGIAFDSSGGFKLPNDADRSPDAAWIKLERWNALTQQQKEKFPPICPDFVIELLSPSDSLKVAQDKMKEYRDNGVCLGWLINRKSRQVEIYRQNREVEVLENPATLSGENVLPNFILNLEFIW, encoded by the coding sequence ATGAATGCCTTAACGCTCAATCTGAATCCTGTAATTAAGTTGACAGACGAGCAATTTTTTCAGCTATGTCAAGCAAACGAAAATTTGAGATTTGAGCGCAACGCGACTGGAGAACTGATCGTAATGACACCTGTAGGGGGAGAAAGCAGCAACCGTAATGGCAGAATAAACCAGCAGTTATTTAATTGGGCTGACACAGATGGAACTGGGATAGCTTTTGATTCCTCTGGTGGATTCAAGTTACCCAATGATGCAGATCGTTCTCCCGATGCTGCATGGATAAAATTAGAGCGTTGGAATGCACTAACCCAACAGCAAAAAGAAAAATTTCCTCCTATTTGTCCTGATTTTGTTATTGAGTTACTTTCGCCAAGTGATAGCTTAAAAGTAGCTCAAGATAAAATGAAAGAATACCGAGACAATGGCGTTTGTTTAGGTTGGTTAATCAATCGTAAGTCTCGGCAAGTAGAGATTTATCGACAAAATAGAGAAGTTGAAGTATTAGAAAATCCTGCTACTTTGTCAGGGGAAAATGTTTTACCTAATTTTATTCTAAATCTAGAGTTTATATGGTGA
- a CDS encoding magnesium chelatase subunit H: MFTHVKSTIRHITPDNLAERALIKVVYVVLESQYQSALSQAVRQINQSNPNLAIEISGYLIEELRDPENYEEFKRDIQSADIFIASLIFIEDLAQKVVAAVEPHRSQLDVAVVFPSMPEVMRLNKMGSFSMAQLGQSKSAIAQFMRKRKEKSGSSFQDGMLKLLQTLPKVLKYLPIDKAQDARNFMLSFQYWLGGSPENLQNFLLMLADKYVLNGVERLHATSLQYQEPVVYPDMGIWHPLSTTMFEDIKEYLNWHNSRLDISSDLKDPLAPCVGLVLQRTHLVTGDDAHYVAIVQELEAMGARVVPVFAGGLDFSKPVDAYFYDPVSKNPIVDTVISLTGFALVGGPARQDHPKAIEALKRLNRPYMVALPLVFQTTEEWQDSDLGLHPIQVALQIAIPELDGAIEPIILSGRDGATGKAIALQDRVEAVAQRAMKWANLRRKPKLAKKVAITVFSFPPDKGNVGTAAYLDVFGSIYEVMQALRNNGYDVQDLPESPKELMEQVIHDAQAQYSSPELNVAYKMSVPEYEALTPYSQKLEENWGPPPGHLNSDGQNLLVYGKQFGNVFIGVQPTFGYEGDPMRLLFSRSASPHHGFAAYYTYLEQIWQADAVLHFGTHGSLEFMPGKQMGMSGDCYPDNLIGMIPNLYYYAANNPSEATIAKRRSYAETISYLTPPAENAGLYKGLKELSELIGSYQTLKDSGRGIPIVNTIMDKCRMVNLDQDINLPEQDAKDMTAEERDNIVGMVYRKLMEIESRLLPCGLHVIGKPPSAEEAIATLVNIGNLDRAEEDIQSLPRIIANSVGRDVDEIYQNSDRGVLEDVQLLQDITLATRAAVSALVKAQTDAEGRVSLVSKLNFFNMGKKEPWVEALHQAGYAKVDPNALKPLFEYLEFCLQQVCADNELGALLRGLEGEYILPGPGGDPIRNPDVLPTGKNIHALDPQAIPTMAAVRSAKIVVDRLLDRNKAENGGNFPETIACVLWGTDNIKTYGESLAQIMWMVGVRPVPDALGRVNKLELIPLEELGRPRIDVVINCSGVFRDLFINQMNLLDQAVKMAAEADEPVEMNFVRKHALKQAEDMGINLRQAATRVFSNASGSYSSNINLAVENSTWDSEAELQEMYLKRKSFAFSADNPGTMEQSRQIFETTLKTAEVTFQNLDSSEISLTDVSHYYDSDPTKVVASLRNDGKMPASYMADTTTANAQVRTLSETVRLDSRTKLLNPKWYEGMLSHGYEGVRELSKRLVNTMGWSATAGAVDNWIYEDANDTFIKDEAMRQRLLNLNPHSFRKMVSTLLEANGRGYWDTDENNLDLLRELYQEVEDRIEGIE; the protein is encoded by the coding sequence ATGTTCACACACGTCAAGTCCACCATCCGACACATTACGCCCGACAACCTGGCAGAACGTGCTTTGATCAAGGTGGTCTATGTCGTGCTAGAGTCCCAGTATCAGAGTGCCTTATCGCAAGCGGTACGCCAAATTAACCAAAGCAATCCGAATTTGGCGATCGAAATTAGCGGCTATCTGATCGAAGAACTCCGAGACCCTGAAAACTACGAGGAGTTTAAGCGCGATATCCAAAGTGCCGACATCTTCATCGCCTCACTAATTTTTATTGAAGACTTGGCGCAAAAGGTGGTAGCTGCAGTAGAACCGCACCGATCGCAATTGGATGTGGCTGTTGTCTTCCCCTCAATGCCAGAGGTGATGCGCCTTAACAAGATGGGTAGCTTCTCGATGGCGCAGTTGGGACAATCCAAAAGCGCGATCGCCCAATTCATGCGCAAGCGAAAAGAAAAATCTGGGTCTTCTTTCCAAGATGGAATGCTAAAGCTACTCCAAACCTTGCCCAAGGTACTGAAGTATTTACCCATCGATAAAGCCCAAGATGCGCGTAACTTCATGCTGAGTTTTCAGTATTGGTTGGGCGGATCGCCGGAAAACCTGCAAAATTTCTTGCTGATGCTGGCGGATAAATACGTGTTGAATGGTGTAGAGAGGTTGCATGCAACCTCTCTACAATACCAGGAACCAGTAGTTTATCCCGACATGGGTATTTGGCATCCTTTGTCAACCACTATGTTTGAGGATATCAAGGAATACCTCAACTGGCACAACAGCCGCCTAGATATCTCTAGCGACTTAAAAGACCCGCTAGCGCCTTGCGTGGGACTCGTACTGCAACGCACCCACCTAGTCACGGGGGATGATGCCCATTACGTTGCAATCGTACAGGAACTTGAAGCAATGGGGGCGCGGGTGGTTCCTGTCTTTGCTGGTGGTTTGGACTTTTCCAAGCCTGTTGATGCTTATTTCTACGATCCGGTCAGCAAAAATCCGATTGTCGATACGGTGATTTCCCTCACCGGATTTGCTTTGGTAGGTGGACCCGCACGACAAGACCATCCCAAGGCAATTGAAGCACTGAAGCGGTTGAACCGTCCCTACATGGTTGCCTTACCTTTAGTGTTTCAGACAACGGAAGAGTGGCAAGATAGCGATCTAGGTTTGCACCCGATTCAGGTGGCGCTACAAATTGCCATTCCAGAATTGGATGGGGCGATCGAACCGATTATATTATCAGGTCGAGACGGTGCGACAGGAAAAGCGATCGCCCTGCAAGACCGCGTTGAAGCCGTCGCCCAACGTGCGATGAAGTGGGCTAACCTACGTCGCAAGCCAAAACTCGCAAAAAAAGTTGCCATTACCGTATTCAGCTTCCCACCCGATAAGGGTAACGTGGGGACAGCCGCCTACTTAGATGTATTCGGTTCCATTTACGAGGTGATGCAAGCCCTGCGAAATAACGGCTACGACGTGCAGGATTTGCCAGAGTCGCCCAAAGAGTTGATGGAACAGGTGATCCACGATGCCCAGGCGCAGTATAGCAGCCCCGAACTCAACGTTGCTTATAAAATGTCCGTACCGGAGTACGAAGCGCTTACTCCCTATTCGCAAAAATTAGAGGAAAACTGGGGTCCACCGCCAGGGCATCTCAACAGTGACGGGCAAAACCTTTTGGTATACGGCAAGCAATTCGGTAATGTTTTTATTGGCGTACAGCCGACATTTGGTTATGAAGGCGACCCGATGCGGTTGTTATTCTCCCGTTCTGCTAGCCCCCACCACGGTTTTGCGGCTTACTACACGTATTTAGAACAAATTTGGCAAGCCGACGCAGTGCTGCACTTCGGGACGCACGGTTCTTTAGAATTCATGCCAGGAAAACAAATGGGGATGTCGGGTGACTGCTACCCAGATAATCTGATTGGCATGATTCCCAATTTGTATTACTACGCGGCAAATAACCCCAGTGAAGCCACAATTGCCAAACGCCGCAGTTATGCCGAAACGATTTCTTACTTAACACCGCCAGCCGAAAATGCTGGATTGTATAAGGGTTTGAAGGAATTAAGCGAACTAATCGGTTCTTATCAAACTTTAAAAGATTCCGGTCGCGGTATCCCCATTGTCAACACCATCATGGATAAGTGCCGGATGGTGAATTTAGACCAAGATATTAACTTGCCAGAGCAAGATGCCAAAGATATGACTGCCGAGGAGCGGGATAATATTGTCGGCATGGTGTATCGCAAGTTGATGGAAATTGAGTCGCGGTTGTTGCCTTGCGGGTTGCATGTCATTGGGAAGCCGCCTTCAGCAGAGGAAGCGATCGCAACTTTGGTTAATATTGGTAATTTAGATCGGGCTGAAGAAGATATTCAGAGTTTACCTCGGATTATTGCCAATAGCGTCGGGCGGGATGTTGACGAAATTTATCAAAATAGCGATCGCGGTGTCTTGGAAGACGTGCAATTATTACAAGACATCACCCTGGCTACCCGCGCCGCCGTTAGTGCCTTAGTAAAGGCACAAACCGATGCAGAAGGCAGAGTTTCTCTGGTTTCTAAACTCAATTTCTTCAATATGGGTAAAAAGGAACCTTGGGTAGAAGCCTTGCATCAAGCAGGTTACGCCAAAGTCGATCCGAATGCCCTCAAACCCCTGTTTGAATATTTAGAATTCTGCTTGCAACAAGTTTGTGCGGATAACGAACTAGGGGCTTTGTTGCGGGGATTAGAAGGCGAGTACATTTTACCTGGACCTGGTGGCGACCCGATCCGCAACCCCGATGTATTGCCTACAGGGAAGAATATTCATGCCCTCGACCCGCAAGCAATTCCAACAATGGCAGCGGTGCGATCGGCGAAAATCGTCGTAGATCGCTTGTTAGACCGCAATAAGGCAGAAAATGGGGGAAACTTCCCTGAAACCATCGCCTGCGTCCTCTGGGGAACCGATAACATCAAAACTTACGGCGAATCCCTGGCACAAATTATGTGGATGGTCGGCGTGCGTCCGGTTCCCGATGCCTTGGGACGGGTGAACAAGTTGGAGTTGATTCCCTTAGAAGAGTTGGGACGACCTAGAATTGATGTTGTCATCAACTGTTCCGGTGTTTTCCGCGACTTGTTCATCAACCAAATGAACCTGCTAGATCAAGCGGTGAAAATGGCGGCGGAAGCAGACGAACCTGTAGAAATGAATTTTGTCCGCAAACATGCTTTGAAGCAAGCTGAGGACATGGGAATTAACTTGCGTCAAGCTGCAACCCGCGTATTTTCCAATGCTTCCGGTTCCTATTCATCCAATATTAATTTGGCAGTAGAAAACAGCACTTGGGACAGCGAAGCTGAGTTACAGGAAATGTATCTCAAGCGCAAATCCTTTGCTTTTAGTGCTGACAATCCTGGGACGATGGAACAGTCGCGGCAGATTTTTGAAACTACGCTCAAAACTGCTGAGGTGACATTCCAAAATCTCGATTCGTCCGAGATTAGTTTGACGGACGTATCGCACTACTACGACTCAGATCCAACGAAAGTTGTAGCAAGTCTGCGGAATGATGGTAAGATGCCTGCTTCCTACATGGCAGATACAACTACAGCTAACGCTCAAGTCCGTACTTTATCAGAAACCGTGCGTTTAGATTCCCGTACCAAGTTGTTAAATCCCAAGTGGTATGAAGGAATGTTGTCTCACGGTTATGAAGGCGTGCGGGAACTTTCCAAGCGGTTAGTTAATACAATGGGTTGGAGTGCAACTGCTGGTGCTGTCGATAATTGGATCTACGAAGATGCTAACGACACCTTCATTAAAGATGAAGCCATGCGTCAGCGGTTGTTGAATTTAAATCCGCATTCCTTCCGCAAGATGGTTTCTACTTTATTAGAAGCAAATGGACGCGGTTATTGGGATACTGATGAGAACAATTTGGATCTGCTGCGTGAATTGTATCAGGAGGTCGAAGACCGGATTGAAGGCATAGAATAG
- a CDS encoding lipid-A-disaccharide synthase, producing the protein MTNNIDILVLSNGPGEVTTWVRPVVQALRQKLGEDRDRARISVVLSPCPNASGKEAAIAQSYPEVDRVQPAEYFWQFLLWGKTAENWDWRSRGVVVFLGGDQLFSVIIGKRLSYRTVVYAEWETRWQSWIDRFAVMKPNLIDSAPSKHTHKFTVVGDLMAEASGGVRSEERGVRGEQGSRGAGGAGENNYQLPTTNCQLPIANYQLPIIHDQSKIELIGLLPGSKAAKLSQGVPLMLAIAEYIHTQRPQTRFVIPVAPTLDVQTLADFANREKNPIIPLVEGSTAELIPHSSPLTPHSSPLTPHSSPLLKTASGLVVELWTRSPAYDLLSQCCLCLTTVGANTAELGSLGVPMIVLLPTQQLDAMRAWDGIPGVLVNLPLIGTSMAKAINWLVLQRLGLRSWPNIWAKSEIVPELVGKLQPQTVAGLVLDYLQHPEKLEEMRSKLRSVRGQTGAAAKIAQIVYEELGK; encoded by the coding sequence ATGACAAATAACATCGATATCTTAGTTTTGTCTAATGGTCCTGGGGAAGTCACAACCTGGGTGCGTCCCGTCGTGCAAGCTTTGCGCCAGAAACTAGGAGAGGATCGCGATCGCGCCAGAATTTCGGTAGTGCTTTCTCCTTGTCCGAATGCTAGTGGCAAAGAAGCCGCGATCGCCCAATCTTATCCAGAAGTCGATCGAGTACAACCAGCAGAATACTTTTGGCAATTTTTGCTCTGGGGCAAAACCGCAGAAAACTGGGATTGGAGAAGTCGCGGTGTCGTCGTGTTTTTAGGTGGAGATCAATTATTTTCAGTCATCATTGGCAAGCGCCTCAGCTATCGCACTGTAGTTTATGCCGAGTGGGAGACGCGCTGGCAGAGTTGGATCGATCGCTTTGCCGTCATGAAACCAAACTTAATCGATAGCGCTCCATCAAAACATACCCACAAGTTTACGGTAGTAGGGGATTTGATGGCAGAAGCCTCTGGAGGAGTGAGGAGTGAGGAGCGAGGAGTGAGGGGAGAGCAGGGGAGCAGAGGAGCAGGAGGAGCAGGGGAGAATAACTATCAACTACCAACTACCAATTGCCAATTACCAATTGCCAATTACCAATTACCAATTATCCATGACCAATCCAAAATTGAATTAATTGGTTTATTACCAGGCTCTAAAGCTGCGAAACTGTCACAGGGAGTACCGTTGATGCTGGCGATCGCCGAATACATTCATACACAACGACCGCAAACGCGCTTTGTCATTCCCGTCGCACCTACTTTAGACGTGCAAACCTTGGCTGACTTTGCCAACCGTGAAAAAAATCCAATTATTCCTTTAGTAGAAGGTTCCACAGCCGAACTGATTCCTCACTCCTCACCCCTCACTCCTCACTCCTCGCCCCTCACTCCTCACTCCTCACCCCTACTAAAAACAGCTAGCGGCTTAGTAGTAGAATTGTGGACGCGATCGCCGGCTTACGATCTGTTGTCTCAATGTTGTTTGTGCTTGACAACCGTAGGCGCAAATACAGCCGAACTAGGCTCTCTAGGCGTGCCAATGATTGTTTTGTTACCAACTCAGCAACTAGACGCGATGCGGGCTTGGGATGGTATCCCAGGGGTACTCGTAAATTTACCTTTAATAGGAACGAGTATGGCAAAAGCAATTAACTGGTTAGTATTGCAGCGATTGGGCTTGCGATCGTGGCCCAACATCTGGGCAAAATCGGAAATTGTGCCAGAACTGGTTGGTAAACTCCAGCCTCAAACTGTAGCAGGACTCGTACTCGACTATCTACAGCATCCAGAAAAACTAGAAGAAATGCGCTCCAAATTACGCAGCGTGCGCGGACAAACAGGAGCAGCTGCTAAAATTGCTCAAATTGTTTACGAAGAACTTGGCAAATAA